A region of Toxorhynchites rutilus septentrionalis strain SRP chromosome 1, ASM2978413v1, whole genome shotgun sequence DNA encodes the following proteins:
- the LOC129762640 gene encoding uncharacterized protein LOC129762640, whose protein sequence is MSVEELVIHQNTGQQCRLCLHWIDAALCAERMVDIFTFNEGLNASLADKIRDCLGLYIDPADTVSNICSNCVHTISFIDDFRILCHQTQEIYDSTQFRFNNVIQWQCYNNHVSELRALLHGQREWLDNNLNDARIVDSAIICNELEDIASPEFIKVKEEQDENEPECDQSLLGIKSGVNTSEPVSESIEDSNNIKSPIIEDRFTKFQLKLKMAHELQAQKRDKPDLRAVAKKMNLEFHKIKQLWKEMVVFYRISKKRAHAGHEAYISRCRRCPLFTTLNVIIPKYEHQKPYEESKINTAKNNDKTNALVRRKASIDLDLIIAEEIKAHPELWDLSLNCTAHGMKIVWKTVTRKLSMNMRTLRNHWRRLRDAYRAHKLRELKGTLKQEPANEKYEYLISILQQIVGPTMSFEVPVSASAEQNEQTDMSVSDDEDVIMEEYDDGYFYNEEQQLALVQEVQKYPIIWCYKHPDFLDAEKRDLTFDKIAENLSIDRETVKQEWARLKNTFHNRYLRLLKGQLQSDDALIVEPLYQVLNEMLGESIGIRKNEEEDPDRKFDNETKLEFAKICYDNDILWNMKHPDYNAQDKRNAVWILIAAQFGVTQEKIKNEWCCLRNMYRNRYLRAQSSSSRKRKSGSSKTPLHHLMKSMFEEQMLSLYAQEEHVRAPSGHKKGTKSTKLDNVEKKPFGTPEDRMKLLEEISTHDILWNVNNPQYKKKALHVPVFEEIAAKFHQTPSIIKEEWQKLRRVYRHRKRQAALDREDSNTDDMDPLHALLEKLLSPKPIETVDYASQSEEEAYPKRRYVGKRSFSDDGCIKLEVNGIVRYAKVCELCGKQVERSRFEYHMNAHYGHTPYACSFEGCDKKYSDKSIRDKHEVAIHGEDGYIFQCDQCDRKFKQKAKYECHYAVKHKSQELPCGICGKLLPHKHILKKHMRIHAQSYECHVCGKVLQKKYTLKIHMRVHTKEKPYQCELCEQRFMLKVQLKTHLLKVHGVVLEELQAATMANKS, encoded by the exons ATGAGTGTAGAAG AACTCGTAATTCACCAAAATACGGGCCAGCAATGTCGATTGTGTCTCCATTGGATAGACGCGGCCCTCTGCGCTGAACgaatggttgatattttcactTTTAATGAAGGCTTGAATGCCTCCCTCGCAGATAAAATTCGCGATTGCTTAGGATTATACATAGATCCTGCTGATACTGTTAGCAACATTTGTTCGAACTGCGTGCACACGATTAGTTTTATAGACGACTTCCGGATCCTTTGTCACCAGACTCAAGAGATCTACGATTCGACACAGTTCCGTTTCAACAATGTGATACAATGGCAATGTTATAATAATCATGTTAGCGAACTACGGGCGCTACTGCATGGACAACGGGAATGGCTTGATAACAATTTGAATGACGCCAGGATTGTGGATTCAGCTATTATTTGCAACGAACTCGAAGATATAGCTTCTCCTGAGTTTATTAAAGTTAAAGAGGAACAAGATGAGAATGAGCCGGAGTGCGATCAGTCTTTGCTAGGAATAAAATCAGGAGTAAACACGAGCGAACCGGTTTCAGAGTCCATCGAAGATTCGAACAATATCAAATCTCCCATTATTGAAGATCGATTTACAAAATTCCAATTAAAACTCAAAATGGCACATGAACTGCAAGCGCAAAAACGTGATAAACCTGATTTAAGAGCTGTTgccaaaaaaatgaatttggaaTTTCACAAGATAAAACAATTGTGGAAAGAAATGGTAGTTTTTTACAGAATATCAAAAAAACGCGCTCATGCAGGACATGAGGCTTATATTTCCCGCTGCCGCAGATGTCCATTGTTTACCACATTGAACGTTATCATACCAAAATACGAACACCAGAAACCGTATGAAGAGAGTAAGATTAACACCGCGAAAAATAACGATAAGACAAATGCTCTAGTCAGAAGAAAAGCATCTATCGATCTAGACTTGATCATCGCGGAGGAAATAAAGGCGCACCCAGAATTGTGGGATTTATCTCTTAATTG CACTGCACACGGCAtgaaaattgtttggaaaacagTTACACGAAAGTTGTCGATGAATATGCGCACCTTGCGAAATCATTGGCGTCGTTTGCGGGATGCCTATCGTGCTCATAAACTACGCGAGCTGAAAGGCACCCTGAAACAGGAACCAGCGAATGAAAAGTATGAGTATCTGATTTCGATTCTACAGCAAATAGTGGGACCCACTATGTCCTTCGAGGTTCCGGTTTCGGCTTCTGCCGAACAGAACGAACAGACGGATATGTCAGTGAGTGATGATGAGGATGTTATTATGGAAGAGTATGATGACGGCTACTTCTACAACGAGGAGCAGCAACTAGCGCTGGTGCAAGAGGTTCAAAAGTATCCCATTATTTGGTGCTACAAACATCCAGA TTTTCTCGACGCTGAGAAGCGTGATCTTACATTCGATAAAATTGCTGAAAACTTGTCAATCGATCGGGAAACCGTGAAGCAAGAGTGGGCACGGTTGAAGAATACGTTTCATAATCGATATTTACGTCTGTTGAAGGGACAACTCCAGAGTgacgatgctctgattgttgaaCCGCTTTATCAAGTGCTCAATGAGATGCTGGGAGAAAGCATTGGGATTCGGAAAAATGAAGAGGAAGACCCAGACAGGAAGTTCGACAATGAAACTAAACTGGAGTTTGCTAAAATTTGCTACGATAACGATATCCTCTGGAATATGAAACATCCAGA CTATAATGCCCAAGATAAGCGTAATGCAGTCTGGATCCTAATTGCCGCACAGTTTGGTGTGACCCAAGAGAAAATTAAGAATGAATGGTGTTGCTTGCGTAATATGTACCGAAATCGATACTTGCGCGCTCAGAGCAGTTCGAGTAGAAAAAGGAAAAGCGGATCATCGAAGACGCCTTTGCATCATCTTATGAAGAGTATGTTTGAGGAACAAATGCTCAGTCTATATGCTCAAGAAGAGCATGTACGAGCTCCAAGTGGGCATAAAAAAGGTACTAAATCAACGAAACTGGATAACGTTGAAAAGAAACCATTCGGTACACCAGAAGATAGGATGAAGCTGTTGGAGGAAATATCCACGCATGATATCCTATGGAACGTAAACAATCCTCA ATACAAGAAAAAGGCACTACACGTGCCAGTGTTTGAAGAAATTGCAGCAAAATTCCACCAAACTCCTTCAATTATAAAAGAAGAGTGGCAGAAGCTCAGACGAGTGTATCGACATCGAAAGCGTCAGGCTGCTCTTGATCGTGAGGACTCGAATACAGACGATATGGACCCGTTACATGCCTTGCTAGAGAAACTTCTCTCTCCTAAGCCCATTGAAACTGTCGATTATGCTTCACAGAGTGAAGAAGAGGCATATCCCAAGCGGCGATACGTTGGAAAGCGAAGTTTCAGCGATGACGGATGTATAAAGCTCGAGGTTAATGGTATTGTGCGATATGCAAAAGTGTGCGAGCTTTGTGGCAAACAGGTTGAGAGGTCTCGTTTCGAGTATCACATGAATGCGCACTATGGTCACACGCCGTACGCGTGCTCCTTCGAAGGGTGCGATAAAAAGTATAGTGACAAAAGCATTCGCGATAAACATGAAGTAGCAATTCACGGCGAGGATGGTTACATATTTCAGTGCGATCAGTGTGATAGAAAGTTCAAGCAGAAGGCCAAATACGAGTGTCACTACGCTGTCAAGCATAAGAGCCAGGAACTTCCGTGCGGTATTTGTGGCAAACTGTTGCCGCATAAACATATCCTTAAAAAACATATGCGTATTCACGCGCAGAGCTATGAGTGTCACGTTTGTGGTAAAGTGCTGCAGAAAAAGTACACACTGAAAATCCACATGCGTGTTCACACCAAAGAAAAACCATACCAATGCGAGCTTTGCGAACAACGGTTCATGCTGAAGGTTCAGCTGAAGACTCACCTGCTCAAAGTACACGGGGTCGTATTAGAAGAGTTACAAGCAGCAACAATGGCAAATAAAAGCTAG